One segment of Primulina tabacum isolate GXHZ01 chromosome 6, ASM2559414v2, whole genome shotgun sequence DNA contains the following:
- the LOC142548030 gene encoding uncharacterized protein LOC142548030, with protein MASSPAKKVSLLLLITLLSCTRTQARDNQLFSKVSAPAIPDQELPLNNNQQEEPNFIQRENENGYGLYGHESGQLPPSATGTSLLYTESEVPLHRHLPKNYNPEAYVTEQEGYTSDSNQQHSYTNNLKNYYRDAEKSYNNQQEDEETTSEPEQYRYNHNYQSYGGSSFNSEPQGLRDIRLPGRGPAQNSLRENYFYNGGADNGFQPQGMSDTRSLENGKYFYDINSEKYSNNHPYAVLNKAYNDYSERSYYGASENSMRESYQNQYEFQDEGNIP; from the coding sequence ATGGCTTCCTCTCCGGCGAAGAAAGTTTCCCTTCTTCTGCTCATTACCCTCTTATCGTGTACACGAACTCAGGCGAGAGACAACCAATTATTCAGCAAAGTCTCCGCCCCCGCTATTCCAGATCAAGAACTACCTCTGAATAACAATCAACAAGAAGAACCCAATTTCATCCAGCGGGAAAACGAAAATGGCTACGGCCTTTACGGCCATGAGTCCGGACAACTCCCTCCTTCCGCCACTGGAACCTCCTTACTCTACACTGAATCCGAAGTTCCCCTCCACAGGCACCTCCCTAAAAACTATAACCCTGAGGCATACGTCACAGAACAAGAAGGATACACAAGTGACAGCAACCAACAACATTCCTACACCAACAACCTTAAAAACTACTACCGCGACGCCGAAAAAAGCTACAACAACCAGCAGGAAGATGAAGAGACGACGAGCGAACCAGAACAGTACAGATATAACCATAACTATCAGTCCTACGGTGGAAGCAGTTTTAATAGTGAACCACAGGGGCTGAGGGACATCAGGTTACCGGGCCGCGGCCCCGCTCAGAACAGCCTGCGTGAGAACTACTTCTACAACGGCGGCGCAGATAACGGATTCCAGCCACAAGGAATGAGTGACACAAGATCCCTGGAAAATGGGAAATATTTCTACGATATCAACTCGGAAAAGTACAGCAACAACCACCCGTATGCAGTCTTGAACAAGGCGTACAATGACTACAGTGAAAGGAGTTATTATGGAGCCAGTGAAAACTCCATGAGAGAATCATATCAGAACCAGTATGAGTTCCAAGATGAAGGGAACATTCCTTGA